Genomic window (Croceicoccus sp. Ery15):
TATGAGATGGAGGTGGTGCGCGACCGCAAGGACAATTGCATCATCATCTGTTCGATCGAGAATATCGACCCGATGGGGGTGCACACCGGCGATTCCATCACCGTCGCCCCCGCGCTGACCCTGACCGACAAGGAATATCAGATCATGCGCACCGCCAGCATCGAGGTGCTGCGCGAAATCGGCGTGGAAACAGGCGGTTCGAACGTGCAGTTCGCAGTCAATCCCGCTGACGGCCGGCTGATCGTGATCGAAATGAACCCGCGCGTCTCGCGCTCTTCGGCGCTGGCGTCCAAGGCCACGGGTTTCCCCATCGCGCGCGTCGCCGCCAAGCTGGCCGTGGGATACACGCTGGACGAGATCACGAACGAGATCACCGGCGCGACCCCTGCCAGTTTCGAACCGACCATCGACTATATCGTCACCAAGATCCCGCGCTTCGCCTTTGAAAAGTTCAAGGGCGCGGAAAACAAGTTGTCGACCGCCATGCGCTCGGTGGGCGAGGTGATGGCGATCGGCCGCAACATGAAGGAATCGCTGCAAAAGGCGTTACGCGGCCTCGAAACCGGGCTCGACGGGTTCAACCGCGTTCAGGAGCTGGAAGGTGCCAGCCGCGACGTGCTGACCGCGCGCCTGTCCGAACGCACGCCCGAACGGCTGCTGATCGTGGCGCAGGCTTTCCGCGAAGGGCTGACGCTGAATGAAATCCACGCGATCACGCAATATGATCCCTGGTTCCTGCGCCATATCGAACAGATCATCGCCGAAGAGGCCGAGATCATGGCCAATGGCCTGCCGCGCACGACCGAGGGTTTGCGCCGCCTGAAAGCCATGGGCTTTTCGGACAAGCGCCTGTCCACGCTGGCCGTGCGCTCGGTCGGTGTCGCGGGCGGCATGGGCGAGACGCAGGCGAAGCGTTCGGGCCTGCTGCACGATACGCTGAAAGCCATGGCGGGCGGCACTTCCGAAGAGGAAATCCGCGCACTGCGCCACAAGCTGGGCGTTCGTCCGGTGTTCAAGCGCATAGACAGCTGCGCTGCCGAGTTCGAGGCGATCACGCCCTATATGTACTCGACCTATGAAGCCCCGTTGTTTGGCGAGGCGGAGAACGAGGCTGATCCGTCGGAGCGGAAAAAGATCGTGATCCTTGGCGGCGGTCCTAACCGGATCGGGCAGGGGATCGAGTTCGATTACTGCTGCTGCCACGCCTGCTTTGCGCTGGAAGAGGCGGGTTTTGAAACCATCATGATCAATTGCAATCCGGAAACCGTGTCGACCGATTACGACACTTCGGATCGCCTCTATTTCGAGCCGCTGACGGCGGAAGACGTGCTGGAAATCCTCGATGTCGAAAAGTCGAAGGGCACTCTGGTCGGTGTGATCGTGCAGTTCGGCGGACAGACCCCGCTGAAGCTGGCGCAGGCGCTTGAGGATGCGGGCATTCCGATCCTTGGCACCAGCCCCGACGCCATCGACCTTGCCGAAGACCGCGAACGCTTTGCCAAGCTGGTCAACAAGCTGGACCTGTTGCAGCCGTCGAACGGCATCGCGCGCAGTCAGGAAGAGGCGCGCGGGATTGCGGCGCAGATCGGCTATCCGGTGCTGATCCGCCCGTCCTATGTGCTGGGCGGCCGCGCGATGGAGATCGTGGATAGTGAAGCGCAGCTCGACGAATATATGGAAACGGCCGTCCGCGTTTCGGGCGATTCGCCGGTGCTGATCGACCAGTATCTGCGCGATGCCGTCGAATGCGATGTCGACGCGCTGTGCGACGGCACGGATGTGGTTGTCGCGGGCGTGATGCAGCATATCGAGGAAGCCGGCGTTCATTCGGGCGACAGTGCCTGCACCATCCCGCCTTACAGCCTGCCCGACGACATCATTGCCGAGATGGAGCGTCAGGCCGACCTGCTGGCCCGCGCACTGAAAGTCGTCGGGCTGATGAACATCCAGTTCGCGGTAAAGGACGGTCAGGTCTATCTGATCGAAGTGAACCCGCGCGCCAGCCGGACCGTGCCCTTCGTTGCCAAGGCTATCGGGCAACCCATCGCCAAGATGGCTGCGCGCGTGATGGCGGGCGAAAAACTGGCCGATCTGCCCGCGATCAAGCGCGACATCGATTATGTCGCGGTCAAGGAAGCGGTGTTCCCGTTCAACAAGTTCCCCGGCAGCGATCCGGCGCTTTCGCCCGAAATGAAGTCCACCGGCGAAGTCATGGGCATCGATCCCGACTTCACGGCGGCCTTTATCAAGAGCCAGCTTGGCGCGGGCGCGATGATGCCCGAAGGCGGCGTGTTGTTCGTATCGGTCAAGGATAGCGACAAGCAGACCATTCTGCCCGCCGTTAAACTGCTGGAAGAAAACGGCTTTACCGTCATCGCCACCGGAGGGACGCAGCGTTTCCTTGCCGAAAACGGCGTGAACGTGAAACCGGTGAACAAGGTGGCAGAGGGCAGGCCCCACATCGTCGACGCCATTATCGACGGCGAGGTGAACCTGATCTTCAACACGACCGAGGGTTGGCAGAGCCTGAAGGATTCGAAATCGATCCGTCAGGCAGCATTGGTCGAGAAGGTTCCGATCTATACCACGGCAGCTGCGGCGCTGGTCGCGGCGCAGGCGATTGCGGCCCAACGCGGCGGCAAGCTTGAAGTGCGCTCGCTTCAGGCCTATTATGGCTGACCGCTAACGTTCCTCCCGCAACGTAAGTCCCCCGATTTTCCTGCTGCATCGCGCGGCAGGGACGGGGAACTCGTTTCGCTGGCGAGGGACCAGGAGGATATTGAATTACAATGGCGAGTGTCGAAAAGGTACCGATGCTGGCGGAAGGCTATGAGAAGCTGACTGCCGAACTGAAATTGCTGCGTGAAGAACGTCCGCGCATCGTCGATGCGATCGAGGAAGCGCGCGCGCATGGCGATCTGTCGGAAAACGCCGAATATCACGCCGCGAAAGAACGCCAGGGCCAGGTCGAGGCGTCGATCGCCGATCTGGAGGACAAGGTCAGCCGCGCGCAGATCATCGATCCGACGA
Coding sequences:
- the carB gene encoding carbamoyl-phosphate synthase large subunit codes for the protein MPKRTDISSILIIGAGPIIIGQACEFDYSGTQAVKALKEEGYRVILVNSNPATIMTDPEMADATYVEPITPEFVERVIAKERPDALLPTMGGQTALNTALKLFETGVLEKYGVKMIGADADAIDKAENRQRFRKAMDKIGLESARSGVANTLAEAVAVLEHTGLPAIIRPSFTLGGTGGGIAYNKAEFEQIVREGLDASPTTEVLIEESLLGWKEYEMEVVRDRKDNCIIICSIENIDPMGVHTGDSITVAPALTLTDKEYQIMRTASIEVLREIGVETGGSNVQFAVNPADGRLIVIEMNPRVSRSSALASKATGFPIARVAAKLAVGYTLDEITNEITGATPASFEPTIDYIVTKIPRFAFEKFKGAENKLSTAMRSVGEVMAIGRNMKESLQKALRGLETGLDGFNRVQELEGASRDVLTARLSERTPERLLIVAQAFREGLTLNEIHAITQYDPWFLRHIEQIIAEEAEIMANGLPRTTEGLRRLKAMGFSDKRLSTLAVRSVGVAGGMGETQAKRSGLLHDTLKAMAGGTSEEEIRALRHKLGVRPVFKRIDSCAAEFEAITPYMYSTYEAPLFGEAENEADPSERKKIVILGGGPNRIGQGIEFDYCCCHACFALEEAGFETIMINCNPETVSTDYDTSDRLYFEPLTAEDVLEILDVEKSKGTLVGVIVQFGGQTPLKLAQALEDAGIPILGTSPDAIDLAEDRERFAKLVNKLDLLQPSNGIARSQEEARGIAAQIGYPVLIRPSYVLGGRAMEIVDSEAQLDEYMETAVRVSGDSPVLIDQYLRDAVECDVDALCDGTDVVVAGVMQHIEEAGVHSGDSACTIPPYSLPDDIIAEMERQADLLARALKVVGLMNIQFAVKDGQVYLIEVNPRASRTVPFVAKAIGQPIAKMAARVMAGEKLADLPAIKRDIDYVAVKEAVFPFNKFPGSDPALSPEMKSTGEVMGIDPDFTAAFIKSQLGAGAMMPEGGVLFVSVKDSDKQTILPAVKLLEENGFTVIATGGTQRFLAENGVNVKPVNKVAEGRPHIVDAIIDGEVNLIFNTTEGWQSLKDSKSIRQAALVEKVPIYTTAAAALVAAQAIAAQRGGKLEVRSLQAYYG
- the greA gene encoding transcription elongation factor GreA, which produces MASVEKVPMLAEGYEKLTAELKLLREERPRIVDAIEEARAHGDLSENAEYHAAKERQGQVEASIADLEDKVSRAQIIDPTTLSGDKVIFGATVTLLDEDDKPVRYQIVGPTEADAKSGRISYSSPLGRALIGKKVDDEIEVTVPSGERFYVIQQIEFI